In the genome of Delphinus delphis chromosome 15, mDelDel1.2, whole genome shotgun sequence, one region contains:
- the SLX4 gene encoding structure-specific endonuclease subunit SLX4 codes for MMDESDDDFKELCASFFQRVKKNGPKEVSGERKTQKASDRIQIRSKLKRAKPPASKSKTLQGPAERKTRSGSQVLRTQKQGAPKWPESEPAPPENGEGGVHASAVLQDSAWSTQTEAAPDRRSQPPPSCLTAMVPSPSKPRAAELVLQRMQQFKRADPERLKHGSEGCSLEAALEENVPKGPQEMMAGNGSGPRLPATESDAAVALALQHEFGLERASAHNDSLEEKGLFFCQICQKNLSAMTVTRREQHVNRCLDEAEKALRPSVPQIPECPICGKPFLTPKSRISHLKQCAVKMEVGPQLLLQAVRLQTAQPEGASGKLASSLRDHAGGLKRKGATAKKEPQKRRKVAKPEAPSEDLLVAMALSRSEMEQKAVPAALRLGNAFSERTRPGAALEKKSRKKKAPVTPPQLLVQDVETTGRQMEDRVAQLLAEELELSGTPPLPASRIFKEELEKSRRGLRPPGGKQNFLWEGSALTGAWALESFYTASLVPPLVPQWPAEGLTQEPTLPLELPEKPEPGMQTPLAVHGTRPVGHSPLSPAPSASQREHQALQDLLDLAGEGLSASPWPCSGGPAGSGGATGMDLSPSSLPLTGFVLPDKEKCPERSSQASLALGLLVADFGAMVNNPHLSDVQFQMDGGEVLYAHKFVLYARCPLLMQHVNSEGFFAIEDGDMRTQRVLLSDVSAEAARVFLRYLYAADTALTPHLAPDLSSLAHRFGVTELVHLCEQVPVLMDAEGGQQKEQEDEDCESRVETFQELLRSVWRGEEEEAEALLKSEGREEDREKVNEAEMEEIYEFAATQRKLLQWEKAPAMEEEADQLREDGPVSEGILTSLHNKEQSENAEQMESSGQGRDKAPDKWKNMRQSTLLSPGDRGLDREENAESPEEALALPYSSSPARGQAEKQESTFLCSVDVDDDEQSFSSPQAGYPEPSQMTSDRKEGNCTVWEREIESSHPPARQQAPPSHSPFFPSQPHQGRSPCGPHLRSRHTSGLSLPTPQLQGTASRVASQNSSLKPKRARSLPMSHKDPGQKDKECSSVLEHRDKGVLISPEKSPPMDLTQSEPGCLSARSQNSPSSVNREDEVILLLDSDEELELEQIKIKSGLNGPSEERKVLEVSTKSSELFSIIDLDAEQEPSQSPPGREPTLQQEVEGPLGNRGSVGGRGTPQLFCDPKISGDEDSTTDTSWLVPATPLASRSRDCSSQTQITGLRSRPSADPLAQPKPRALLENRGELEAMSKFSVIVPQTSSSLLGPIAPGSPNSRRQVCRSPSSPHPRCHQYFSPLAPRPGSGGLADLTGQFQRHPPPAPSPGVQATASEVVEVEDSEEEQEVASRKASNIPLPDSDPPIPADNWCWHVEPLSPIPIDHLNLEWTGPLSTSSPGSRVEGAPDSGDCRSPALLGTTPIRGSCTGQRKPQEKSPGASSPGSSRLSFLNSALWEDWDGEEQKPPEAPPLPQTPSADGAQKLQELQTPKGANRKKNLPPKVPITPMPRYSIMETPVLKKELDRFGVRPLPKRQMVLKLKEIFQYTHQILESDSEEESQSSQVPLEAPCSQTYTTKTSKASRAAGHTQLEATSGSVPQRSKGPAKTKGPQHQKTQPGGRVPALSTSPAKEGPPGPDGDTQLPASQESMATSVDSSDSSCSSQSSSCDFGAALESAGEDEEDEEGVSASQAAIQVAATEEAVRHYICSKPALYRKVLLYQPLELAELQAELKHQGIHVATGKLLDFLDTQCITFTTAAARKAKPVRKRRQPMSKKTGVRTRGPVPRPQPQAISSL; via the exons ATGATGGATGAGTCAGACGATGACTTTAAGGAACTCTGTGCCAGCTTTTTCCAAAGGGTGAAAAAGAATGGCCCCAAGGAAGTGTCGGGGGAAAGGAAGACACAAAAGGCCTCAGACCGCATCCAGATAAGAAGCAAACTGAAAAGGGCCAAACCACCTGCTTCCAAGAGCAAAACCCTTCAAGGCCCCGCTGAGAGGAAAACTCGCTCTGGCAGCCAGGTCCTGCGGACTCAAAAGCAAGGGGCACCCAAGTGGCCAGAGAGTGAACCGGCTCCCCCTGAAAATGGGGAGGGAGGCGTGCATGCTTCTGCTGTGCTCCAGGACAGTGCATGGAGCACCCAGACAG AGGCCGCTCCTGACAGAcgctcccagccccctccttccTGTCTGACTGCGATGGTGCCCAGTCCCTCCAAACCCCGGGCGGCAGAGCTGGTGCTACAGCGAATGCAGCAGTTCAAGAGAGCAGACCCTGAGCGTTTGAAACATGGTTCAGAAGGGTGCTCCCTAGAGGCTGCACTTGAAGAAAACGTCCCAAAGGGCCCTCAAGAGATGATGGCAGGGAACG GGTCTGGGCCCAGGCTCCCTGCCACAGAAAGCGACGCTGCAGTGGCCTTGGCCCTCCAGCATGAGTTTGGGCTAGAACGGGCATCCGCACACAACGACAGCCTGGAGGAGAAGGGGTTGTTCTTTTGCCAGATCTGTCAAAAGAACCTCTCGGCTATGACCGTGACACGGAGGGAGCAGCACGTGAACCG GTGCTTGGACGAGGCTGAAAAGGCACTGAGACCTTCTGTGCCTCAGATCCCTGAATGCCCAATTTGCGGCAAGCCATTTCTCACCCCAAAGAGCAGAATCAGTCACTTGAAACAGTGTGCAGTGAAGATGGAGGTTGGCCCGCAGCTCCTGCTCCAGGCCGTGCGGCTGCAGACAGCTCAGCCCGAGGGGGCCTCTGGCAAACTGGCATCAAG CCTCAGGGATCACGCTGGAGGTCTGAAGCGGAAGGGAGCCACTGCCAAGAAGGAGCCGCAGAAGAGGCGGAAGGTCGCCAAGCCCGAGGCGCCGTCCGAGGACCTGCTGGTGGCCATGGCTCTGTCCCGGTCCGAGATGGAGCAGAAAGCTGTGCCGGCAGCACTCAGGCTGGGAAACGCTTTTTCTGAGAGGACGAGACCGGGAGCAG CTCTAGAGAAGAAGAGTCGCAAGAAGAAAGCCCCTGTTACGCCCCCGCAGTTGTTAGTCCAGGACGTGGAGACCACAGGGAGACAGATGGAGGATCGCGTGGCCCAGCTCTTGGCAGAGGAGCTGGAGCTGTCTGGCACGCCACCGCTTCCTGCGAGCAGAATTTTTAAGGAAGAGCTGGAAAAGAGCAGGCGGGGTCTTCGGCCACCTGGAGGAAAGCAGAACTTTCTGTGGGAGGGCAGCGCCCTGACCGGGGCCTGGGCTCTGGAATCCTTCTACACGGCCAGCCTGGTCCCTCCCCTGGTGCCCCAGTGGCCCGCCGAG GGCCTCACACAGGAGCCCACACTGCCACTGGAGCTGCCTGAGAAGCCAGAGCCTGGCATGCAAACACCCCTCGCCGTCCATGGCACCCGCCCTGTGGGCCATAGCCCCCTGAGCCCAGCGCCCTCCGCCAGCCAGAGGGAGCATCAGGCCCTGCAGGACCTCCTGGACTTGGCAGGAGAGGGGCTGAGCGCCAGCCCGTGGCCCTGCAGTGGGGGCCCGGCCGGCTCAGGAGGGGCCACAG GAATGGACTTGTCGCCCAGCAGCCTTCCACTGACTGGGTTTGTCCTGCCAGACAAGGAGAAGTGCCCGGAGAGGAGCAGCCAGGCTTCG CTCGCCCTCGGTTTGCTGGTGGCCGACTTCGGTGCCATGGTCAACAACCCACACCTCAGCGACGTCCAGTTTCAGATGGACGGTGGGGAGGTGCTTTATGCCCACAAGTTTGTGCTCTATGCCCGATGCCCACTTCTCATGCAGCAC GTAAACAGTGAAGGCTTCTTTGCAATAGAAGATGGTGACATGAGGACCCAGCGCGTTCTGCTGAGTGACGTCAGCGCTGAGGCCGCCCGGGTGTTCCTGCGTTACCTCTATGCTGCGGACACTGCCCTTACTCCCCACCTGGCCCCTGACCTGAGCTCTCTGGCCCACAG GTTTGGCGTGACTGAGCTTGTTCACCTGTGTGAACAGGTGCCCGTCCTGATGGATGCAGAGGGTGGACAGCAGAAGGAGCAGGAAGACGAGGATTGTGAAAGCAGAGTGGAGACTTTCCAAGAACTCCTGCGGTCGGTGTGGCGGGgtgaggaggaggaagcagaggctctGCTGAAATCCGAGGGCcgagaagaagacagagaaaaggtgAATGAGGCAGAGATGGAAGAAATTTATGAATTTGCAGCTACTCAGCGAAAGCTGCTCCAGTGGGAGAAAGCTCCAGCGATGGAGGAAGAAGCTGACCAGCTCAGGGAGGACGGTCCAGTTTCTGAGGGAATCCTCACAAGCCTTCACAATAAAGAACAGTCAGAAAATGCAGAGCAGATGGAATCATCTGGGCAAGGAAGAGATAAGGCCCcagacaaatggaaaaacatgAGACAGTCCACGCTCCTGTCCCCCGGGGACCGGGGTTTGGACAGGGAGGAGAACGCAGAGTCCCCAGAGGAAGCACTGGCTCTTCCCTACTCTTCCAGCCCTGCCCGGGGTCAGGCAGAGAAGCAGGAAAGCACCTTTTTGTGCTCAgttgatgttgatgatgatgaacaGTCCTTTTCATCGCCTCAAGCCGGATACCCTGAACCCTCCCAGATGACAAGTGATCGCAAGGAAGGAAACTGCACCGTATGGGAAAGGGAGATAGAGAGTTCCCATCCCCCTGCTCGCCAGCAGGCACCTCCCTCACACTCACCCTTCTTCCCATCACAGCCCCATCAAGGCAGGAGTCCCTGCGGGCCACATCTTCGTTCTCGTCACACCAGTGGCCTGTCCCTGCCAACACCCCAGTTGCAGGGCACAGCTTCCAGGGTGGCCTCCCAGAACTCATCACTGAAGCCAAAGAGGGCCAGAAGCCTTCCTATGTCACATAAGGATCCAGGCCAGAAAGACAAGGAGTGTAGTTCTGTGCTGGAACACAGAGATAAAGGGGTCCTGATCTCCCCAGAAAAGTCACCACCCATGGATCTAACCCAGTCAGAACCTGGCTGCTTGAGTGCCAGGTCTCAGAACTCTCCATCCAGCGTGAACAGAGAAGATGAGGTTATCCTTTTATTGGATTCAGATGAAGAGCTGGAGCTGGAACAAATCAAAATAAAGTCAGGTTTGAATGGTCCCTCGGAAGAAAGGAAAGTTCTTGAAGTTAGCACCAAGTCCTCTGAGCTGTTTTCCATCATCGACCTCGATGCAGAGCAGGAACCTTCCCAAAgcccaccaggaagagagcccACGCTACAGCAGGAGGTGGAGGGACCGCTGGGGAACCGGGGCTCTGTCGGGGGCAGAGGGACCCCCCAACTGTTCTGCGACCCCAAGATCAGTGGCGACGAGGACAGCACGACAGATACCTCGTGGCTGGTGCCTGCCACCCCACTGGCTAGCAGAAGCCGCGACTGTTCATCGCAGACCCAAATCACAGGCCTCAGGTCCAGGCCTTCAGCAGACCCACTGGCTCAGCCCAAGCCCAGGGCCCTGTTAGAGAACAGGGGTGAACTGGAAGCCATGAGTAAGTTTTCGGTCATCGTGCCTCAGACATCATCCTCACTCCTGGGCCCCATCGCTCCCGGAAGCCCTAACAGCAGAAGGCAGGTCTGCAGAAGCCCGTCCAGTCCCCACCCCAGATGCCACCAGTACTTTTCTCCTCTGGCTCCCCGTCCCGGCTCAGGAGGCCTCGCTGACCTCACTGGGCAGTTCCAGAGGCACCCGCCGCCTGCGCCAAGCCCAGGGGTTCAGGCCACTGCGAGTGAAGTGGTGGAGGTTGAGGACAGTGAGGAGGAGCAGGAGGTAGCCTCCCGGAAGGCGAGCAACATCCCCCTGCCGGATAGTGACCCCCCGATTCCAGCCGACAATTGGTGTTGGCACGTGGAGCCCCTCTCACCAATTCCGATCGACCACCTGAACCTCGAGTGGACCGGCCCCCTGAGCACCAGTAGCCCTGGCAGTAGGGTGGAGGGAGCCCCGGACAGCGGTGACTGCCGCTCCCCAGCACTGCTGGGCACCACCCCCATCCGAGGAAGCTGCACTGGCCAGAGGAAGCCTCAAGAGAAATCCCCTGGGGCCAGCTCCCCTGGGAGCAGCAGGCTGAGCTTTCTGAACTCAGCTCTGTGGGAGGATTGGGATGGAGAAGAACAGAAGCCCCCAGAGGCTCCTCCTCTGCCCCAGACACCGAGCGCGGATGGAGCCCAGAAACTGCAAGAGTTACAGACGCCAA AAGGTGCTAACCGGAAGAAGAACTTGCCCCCCAAAGTGCCCATAACCCCAATGCCAAGGTATTCCATCATGGAGACCCCAGTGCTGAAGAAAGAACTGGACAG GTTTGGGGTCCGCCCTCTGCCCAAACGCCAAATGGTCCTGAAACTGAAGGAGATATTCCAGTACACTCACCAGATACTGGAGTCAGACTCTGAGGAAGAGAGCCAGTCCTCACAGGTGCCCTTGGAGGCTCCTTGCAGCCAGACTTACACCACCAAGACCTCTAAGGCTTCAAGGGCAGCTGGCCACACCCAGCTGGAGGCCACTTCTGGCTCCGTTCCCCAAAGGTCCAAGGGACCTGCTAAGACCAAGGGCCCCCaacatcaaaagacacagcctggtGGAAGGGTCCCTGCCCTGAGCACGTCACCAGCCAAGGAGGGCCCTCCAGGCCCTGATGGTGACACCCAGCTACCAGCCTCCCAGGAATCCATGGCCACCTCTGTAGACAGCAGtgacagctcctgcagctcacaAAG TTCTTCCTGTGACTTTGGAGCAGCCTTGGAGTCTGCAGGAGAAGATGAGGAGGACGAGGAGGGTGTCAGTGCTTCACAGGCGGCCATCCAGGTAGCGGCCACAGAGGAGGCCGTGAGGCATTATATCTGCTCCAAGCCAGCCCTCTACCGCAAGGTCCTGCTGTACCAGCCCTTGGAGCTGGCAGAGCTACAGGCCGAGCTGAAACATCAAGGCATCCATGTGGCCACGGGGAAGCTGCTGGACTTCCTGGACACCCAGTGCATCACCTTCACCACAGCTGCCGCCCGCAAGGCGAAGCCTGTGAGGAAGAGACGGCAGCCCATGAGCAAGAAGACGGGGGTCAGAACCCGCGGGCCTgtcccccgcccccaaccccaggCCATCAGCAGCCTGTGA